One window from the genome of Macaca fascicularis isolate 582-1 chromosome 7, T2T-MFA8v1.1 encodes:
- the GANC gene encoding neutral alpha-glucosidase C isoform X9: protein MEAAEKEEISVEDEAVDKNIFRDCNKIAFYRRQKQWLSKKSAYQALLDSVTTDEDSTRFQIINEASKVRCRDQSPATLDAFKGRETTVQEEPQDLSTRQHLAQKEAEEPDKQGQITWDISNVAPKTENFEDLLEQTPCSASFQGFTRDSTSSSLSKDAGISPSISVKLPLASSSEPNENEALPNQPPSQQMRHDCHLLASTVSAEMARKRQLIWELARQSEAHLDRLIVLGEQASTQREVASILHRKSVLAINQLAATVEGTISALQQFDELLDHSLDPGRS from the exons ATGGAAGCAgctgagaaagaggaaataag cGTTGAAGATGAAGCTGTggataaaaacattttcagagacTGCAACAAGATcgcattttacag GCGTCAGAAACAGTGGCTTTCCAAGAAGTCCGCCTATCAGGCATTACTGGACTCAGTCACAACAGATGAAGACAGCACCAGGTTCCAAATCATCAATGAAGCAAGTAAG GTCAGGTGCCGGGACCAGAGCCCAGCAACTCTGGATGCCTTCAAAGGCAGAGAAACCACAGTCCAGGAGGAGCCACAGGATCTCAGCACAAGACAGCACCTGGCTCAAAAGGAAGCTGAGGAGCCTGATAAACAAGGACAAATTACCTGGGACATCAGCAACGTAGCTCCCAAGACTGAGAACTTTGAGGACCTCTTGGAACAGACTCCATGCTCAG cCAGTTTTCAAGGTTTCACCAGAGACAGCACTTCCAGCAGCCTCTCCAAGGATGCAGGAATATCTCCGAGCATCTCTGTGAAGTTACCCCTTGCCTCTTCATCTGAGCCTAATGAAAATGAGGCTTTGCCCAACCAGCCACCTTCTCAGCAGATGAGGCACGACTGCCACTTGTTAGCTAGTACTGTGTCTGCAGAAATGGCCAGGAAGAGGCAGCTAATTTGGGAACTGGCCAGACAATCAGAAGCACACCTGGACAGGCTAATTGTCCTTGGGGAACAGGCCAGTACCCAGCGTGAGGTTGCCAGTATTCTTCATAGAAAATCAGTGCTTGCAATAAACCAACTGGCTGCCACTGTGGAAGGGACGATTAGTGCCCTACAGCAATTTGATGAACTATTAGACCATTCTCTGGATCCCGGGAGGTCTTGA
- the GANC gene encoding neutral alpha-glucosidase C isoform X10 — protein MEAAEKEEISVEDEAVDKNIFRDCNKIAFYRRQKQWLSKKSAYQALLDSVTTDEDSTRFQIINEASKPVFKVSPETALPAASPRMQEYLRASL, from the exons ATGGAAGCAgctgagaaagaggaaataag cGTTGAAGATGAAGCTGTggataaaaacattttcagagacTGCAACAAGATcgcattttacag GCGTCAGAAACAGTGGCTTTCCAAGAAGTCCGCCTATCAGGCATTACTGGACTCAGTCACAACAGATGAAGACAGCACCAGGTTCCAAATCATCAATGAAGCAAGTAAG cCAGTTTTCAAGGTTTCACCAGAGACAGCACTTCCAGCAGCCTCTCCAAGGATGCAGGAATATCTCCGAGCATCTCTGTGA